The stretch of DNA AGGGTTGACCACCGTGCTGACCTTCACCAATTGGGCATACAGCTCATCAGGAAGGTGATCAAAATGCAACTGAAAATGGTACAGTTCCCCGCTATCGTGGAGCAACCGGTCGAGTGTGCCGTCCAGCACGATCTTTCCTTTATCAATGATGGCTATCCTGTCGTGCATTCTCTCCGCCTCCTCAAGAGATTGAGTGGTGTAGACGACCGTTTTCTTGTGCCGGGTACTCTGAAGATACTCCCATACCAGGTATCTGGACCGGATGTCCAGAGACGTTCCAGGTTCATCCAACAGCAGAATCTCTGGATCGTGCAGGAGCGTTCGAACAACCATAGCCCTTTTGAGGAAACCGTGGGATAAACTCCTCGGAAAGTCGTCCAGGTAATCCTGGATAGAAAAGGCATGTGCCAGTTTGCCTATTCGATTGGTCAAAGCGTTCCCCGTCAAACCATAAAGGGCCGCATGAAATTGAAAATTCTCGCGCAAGGTCAGTTGATTGTCCAGATTGGATGCCTGTGGCATATAGCCGATCATTCTTTTCGTCTCGTCACGTCTCAGTTGAGTGTCGAGACCGTTGATGAAGACATTCCCGAATTCGGGTCTCGCAATTCCTGCCAGCACCTTAAGGAGGGTGCTCTTCCCCGCATCATTGGGACCCACAAGGGCCACCAGTGAACCCCGTTCAACCCCGAAGGAAAGACCCACAAGGACGGACCGCCCATCGATGACCTTACCTACTCTTTTAAGTGAAATGGAAGCTTCCATAATTCAAGTCCCAAGAACCAAGAGCCAAGTTCCAAGATAAAGAAACCAAGAATTCTTTATCCCCTTATTCTTATCTTGCCTCCTGCTGACTGCTA from Candidatus Neomarinimicrobiota bacterium encodes:
- a CDS encoding ABC transporter ATP-binding protein, which gives rise to MEASISLKRVGKVIDGRSVLVGLSFGVERGSLVALVGPNDAGKSTLLKVLAGIARPEFGNVFINGLDTQLRRDETKRMIGYMPQASNLDNQLTLRENFQFHAALYGLTGNALTNRIGKLAHAFSIQDYLDDFPRSLSHGFLKRAMVVRTLLHDPEILLLDEPGTSLDIRSRYLVWEYLQSTRHKKTVVYTTQSLEEAERMHDRIAIIDKGKIVLDGTLDRLLHDSGELYHFQLHFDHLPDELYAQLVKVSTVVNPSRIGEIFDFHGRDRKVLLQVIKQSIESAFLDYRSDRVGLETLLLTSTEGSVV